One Salvia splendens isolate huo1 chromosome 1, SspV2, whole genome shotgun sequence genomic window, TGATTGTAGATAACTATCTAAGGAATATAAGGAAAGGAATAACTATCTAAACAATAATGACAGGTTATTTGAATCAATTTACTTTGCTAACAAAATAAAAGATTCATAAGATATCATCTTATCGAGAAATCAGTCTCTACCTAGTTCATTCACTTATGTCGTTGTATGCTGTTTTCACTTGCCATCAAGGGTCACCATCTTCGTCACGTAATAGCGTTCCTGTAAATTGATTTCTTCATTTACTTAATGTTAAATTGTTAATGTACCTAATGGAGTATTCCGTAGTAGAAAGGATAAGGTTTTTGACATTTTTGTCTGAAGTGATATTCAACTTCTATATAGTACAGTAATATTTTCATCGCTTGATGTACAGGAGAAACAATCAGAGGAATCTTACAACTTAGCTTGTATCCTCACTCTTCCTCCTTATCAAAGAAAGGGCTATGGGAAGTTCCTGATTGCATTTTGTAAGCTCATTATTCATCATTGTGCTTATTTTCTGGACTTCATATAAATGGAAACGAATGTACACATCTCTATGGTGTTAATGAGAGTGAATAAAGGGGTACAAATACAATAACTGATGATGGCCACAAAACTTTTACTGAATCAGAGAACAAAAAAGTAATGAACTAATGATGGCATTTAACCTTTCTATGTACCTCAAGGTCCttacaaaaaagaaaaacttcTCTACAGGCAAATACTAATACTTATATGAAAACTCGTTTTTTATGCTGCCAAGCTCTTAAAATATTCTGCTTTCTTGACCCTTATCAGCACTCTAACATGCTGATCACTCACAGTGTAACATTGTGAATATATCTTTCTTATAAAGTTCTGATAGATGATGTTTCCCTTTTGTGATTTCTTGATAAGTTGGTGAGAAAGATTATTGTGCTAATAAGGAGTTCTATTGGAtcttataaatgaaaataatgtaAGAGTGAATCTACTTGAATATCTTTTTGTATATTCAGAAAGATATAAATGCCTCCTGGAAGTCTTAGAATTCACTGGGTAGGTTTTTTGTTTGAGATGAAAAGTTGTTAAGGAGGGCATTTTGTTTACTTTCTCTAACTTATCCCGATTAAATTCATTGGTACCAATTTCTTAACCAACTGCAACATTCTGGTGCAGCTTATGAACTTTCGAAGAAGGAAGCCAAAGTTGGAACACCAGAACGACCCCTCTCAGACCTGGGCCTATTGAGCTACCGAGGATACTGGACTCGAGTTCTTCTAGATATACTGAAAAAACACAAAGGAAATATCTCCATTAAGGTTAGTATGAGTTGGCTGCATCCATTTAAGCTATCAATCCTTCCCTCTGTCCTTACTTCCTACTTCCCGTTGCTTTTCCAGGAGCTCAGTGACATGACGGCCATCAAGGCAGAGGATATCCTGGCTACCCTTCAGAGCTTAGAGTTGATCCAATACCGGAAGGGACAGCATGTGATCTGCGCGGACCCAAAGGTCCTAGACCGTCATCTCAAAGCTGCAGGCGGAGGCGGTCTGAATATTGAAGTCAGTAAGTTAATTTGGACTCCTTACAAAGACCAGAACTGATCTTGAAAGGGAAGGAATCTCCATTTCCCCCATTTCTCACTCCAGTTAAAACTGTATAGAAAAACAACACCTGTGTTAACGTgctatcattttcttaaaagaGTGTATGTATCTAATAACTACTCTAATTGAATCTAATTACTAGTATAAACTTAGATGGTGATATGTTTGTCTCCTATTTCATGCCTAGAGCTGGCATCTGTGTGTTGTCATTGTGTCTTTTGCTAAATcggtttctttttttttttgctgccATGTTCGTTGTGTTTGATATATACACATCATGTTTCTTGCTTTATGGTTGTCCGTTTCATCTATCCGTGCGACTTGTATTTTAATGGGTCTTGTTCTTTCCGTTTCCTCTTTATTCTCTCATACTTCATACACTATTTTTTTAACTTAAACAATTATCATTTTCAGGAAAATTCAGAACAAATCTAATCTAACTACACTGAATGTCGTCAGGGGACAGAATACAACTTTACcctaatttgaaatttaatttcaaatgaCTATTTTTATGTGTTGCACATTTCGAACACGTGAAGTCGTTGGTGTTTGGTAGATTATAATTGAATTGTTGGTTTGAAAAACATTACGCCGCGTGATGATTATCGATTGTGCTAGTTAAAGAGTGAATTTTGACCTAATTTAATCCCTATCATTTaacttacttttatttatttatttattttaatcttGGCTAAGGAGTCACGACTTTCTTCGAACAGACCTATAACTAAAGTTATCATTGCAGAAATAATCCAGTGCCTTCTCGTTCAAAATTTGAAAGAATCAGAAAATCAAAATCTCTTGAGTTCACTTTACAACTGTTACACTATTTTGTTGCTTATACAAAGATAACTATTCTCTACCACCAACAATTttctaattcaaaattttccacGACGAACTATACAAACATTAGTATACTAGTGCTATTTTtataactattattattattattattattattattattatttagaaataaattagTAAAACAATGGGATATACacgaaaaagagaataaagtccACAATATTGTACAAAATGTGGGACAACCTTAATTTGAAACCCAAACATGAAACCCCCGACTATCACTGTCAAAAACCTCTCTGTTAAAAAAAGctagaaaaaagaataaagaaaagaaaatgtagtagtagtattatgaACTCATTTACATGAAAATCTCCAAACTGAATTATTCGATCCATTATACATTGATCAATTGTATAGTATATTCTAAATTAAAACTATATATAGCAAAAGATTGAAATGAGAATCTGTGAATATTGTGGGTGTGAACATATAATATCATACTGTGATCGGCGGCGGCGGTTGAAATTTGTTGGGCGGCAAATGAATGGGCTGAATATGCATGCTTTTCACCCCATCAAATCTTCTCTTCCACAAATTCACCTCTGCCGCCGCCGTCTTCACCACCGGCAACGGCGGATCCATGTTGCTAATATCCAACTTCGCCTTAACACCGCATAGTTCTTGATTCCCCACCGCTCTTCTCGAATCTCTCAGCCTCTCACTTTTCCGGCCTGAGGTGGCAGGGAGAAGGGTTTTGGTGGAGAAGTGTGTGCTTTTTCTGGGATTGGAGTGTTTGTGGGCGGTGACGCGGCTATTGCGCTTGACTTGGCCAATGCAGCTGACTCTGGGAGAGGTGGGttcagcggcggcggcggagatggGAATTGTGTTGAGCTTGAGGTCTTTGATGGATAAGCGGCAAAACATGGGTAAGAAAATGCTTTTTTGGTCGTGAATACTTCTTACTTCGTTTTTTTTATTCCCAATTCCCATTTATTGTTGGTGAATCTTGGCTTGGTGGTGATCAAGAGAGAGAATTATGAGAAGGGAGATATGTGTAGCTAGACACAAATATTTAATATGTGaagaatatataaatgtaaCTGAAACATCATACTTTACTATATTTAAAGGCTCAGGTGTTGGAAGAGAAACCGTTGTAGTTACTCCTACAAACCAGATGGAACACCGAACACTCTCtttcttaaaattttattttgtgtttctattttaaaataacaaattaaagctgatttttttattattaaaaattgaagTCATAGTGAGTGAGACACATAGGATCTCAGgtgattaattaaattgtggcaATCTGGATTTCCAAATTCggaatttaaaaattttaggtATGACAGCTGGTAATTTTGGaggtaaattaattaattgtttaattCTCTGTAAATTATAACAAGTGAAATTTGGTTATAATACCACATTAATATTGGGTTTCTggtttaaaattaatttgacATTTTTGCTGTCTGTATGCATGTGTTGAAAATTAAGTTAGAAAATCACTAGTGCCTTTGAATTTCTCCCACGCCATTAATTTACCTAAATCACTAACTTATACGAGTAGTTTAATAATTTCTTGGAATGGGAGAATTATTTTTATCTGAAAACTGATTTGGAGtcttatatatgtatataagtATTATCTATATGTCGAAATCATATGTATTAACTTGATCTTTAGTTTGTATAGTATATACTTCACAAATGTTTTTATAAAGTAAGGGCATGCTATTATTTAGATCTAC contains:
- the LOC121804342 gene encoding uncharacterized protein LOC121804342 — protein: MGIGNKKNEVRSIHDQKSIFLPMFCRLSIKDLKLNTIPISAAAAEPTSPRVSCIGQVKRNSRVTAHKHSNPRKSTHFSTKTLLPATSGRKSERLRDSRRAVGNQELCGVKAKLDISNMDPPLPVVKTAAAEVNLWKRRFDGVKSMHIQPIHLPPNKFQPPPPITV